One window from the genome of Kaistella carnis encodes:
- the pckA gene encoding phosphoenolpyruvate carboxykinase (ATP): protein MKNIKIIQQLHDLGITGYEEVSYNPTYEELFVAEMSSKNKGFEKGALTDSGAVAVKTGVFTGRSPKDRFIVKDEVSKDTIHWDGKVNLPTTPEIFESCKQLVLKQLSSSKKIYVVDAFCGTNPDTRLKVRFIMEVAWQAHFVTNMFIRPSSFELESFGEPDFIVMNGSKTTNPNWKEQGLNSENFVMFNLTEKMQIIGGTWYGGEMKKGMFAMMNYYLPLKGMASMHCSANVGEDGDVALFFGLSGTGKTTLSADPKRYLIGDDEHGWDDNGVFNFEGGCYAKVIDLSEEKEPDIFKAIRRDSLLENVVVNEYGEADYTDNSITENTRVSYPIYHISKIVLPSKAGHAKKIVYLSADAFGVLPPVSILNEDQAQYHFLCGYTSKLAGTERGITEPQPSFSPAFGEAFLTLHPTMYSKTLIGKMKEHGAKAYLVNTGWNGTGKRISLKDTRAIIDAIIDGSIDNAEKTTIPVMNLEIPTALPNVSEGILDPRDTYSSASEWEVKAKDLAARYIKNFEQYCDTEEGKRLVPAGPQL from the coding sequence CTTATAATCCCACCTACGAGGAATTGTTTGTTGCAGAGATGTCAAGTAAAAACAAAGGTTTTGAAAAAGGCGCACTTACAGACTCCGGCGCAGTAGCGGTAAAAACAGGTGTTTTCACGGGACGTTCCCCGAAAGACCGTTTTATCGTAAAAGATGAGGTGAGTAAAGATACCATTCACTGGGATGGTAAAGTTAATTTACCAACCACTCCTGAGATTTTTGAAAGTTGCAAGCAATTGGTTTTAAAGCAATTATCTTCATCAAAGAAAATATATGTGGTTGATGCATTCTGCGGAACCAATCCTGATACAAGACTGAAAGTTCGTTTCATTATGGAAGTGGCGTGGCAAGCGCACTTCGTGACCAATATGTTTATTCGCCCTTCAAGTTTTGAATTGGAAAGCTTTGGTGAACCAGATTTCATCGTGATGAATGGTTCTAAAACAACCAATCCAAACTGGAAAGAGCAAGGATTGAATTCTGAGAATTTTGTAATGTTTAACCTTACAGAAAAAATGCAGATCATCGGTGGAACTTGGTACGGTGGCGAAATGAAGAAAGGAATGTTCGCGATGATGAATTATTACCTTCCATTAAAAGGAATGGCTTCTATGCACTGTTCAGCTAACGTAGGTGAAGACGGAGATGTCGCTTTATTCTTCGGACTTTCCGGAACTGGTAAAACCACGCTTTCTGCAGATCCAAAAAGATATTTGATCGGTGATGATGAGCACGGTTGGGATGATAACGGCGTTTTCAATTTTGAAGGCGGGTGTTATGCCAAAGTAATTGACCTTTCCGAAGAAAAAGAACCGGATATTTTTAAAGCGATCAGAAGAGATTCATTGTTAGAAAATGTGGTGGTAAATGAATATGGTGAAGCGGACTACACGGATAATTCAATTACAGAAAACACCAGAGTTTCTTATCCGATCTACCATATCAGCAAAATTGTGTTGCCTTCAAAAGCAGGGCACGCGAAAAAAATCGTTTATTTATCAGCAGACGCATTTGGAGTATTGCCTCCTGTTTCTATTTTAAATGAAGACCAGGCACAATATCACTTCCTTTGCGGATACACCTCTAAATTGGCAGGAACAGAGAGAGGAATTACAGAACCACAACCTTCATTCTCTCCGGCGTTTGGTGAAGCGTTCTTAACTTTGCACCCAACTATGTATTCTAAAACATTGATCGGTAAAATGAAGGAGCATGGTGCAAAAGCCTATTTAGTGAACACGGGTTGGAATGGAACTGGAAAAAGAATTTCTTTGAAAGATACGCGTGCGATTATCGATGCCATTATTGATGGTTCAATTGACAACGCGGAAAAAACGACGATTCCGGTGATGAACTTAGAAATTCCTACCGCATTGCCAAATGTTTCAGAGGGAATTTTAGATCCAAGAGACACTTATTCCAGCGCTTCTGAGTGGGAAGTTAAAGCAAAAGATCTGGCAGCACGTTACATCAAAAACTTTGAGCAGTATTGTGATACTGAAGAAGGAAAAAGATTGGTGCCGGCTGGACCACAGCTATAA